A genomic segment from Perognathus longimembris pacificus isolate PPM17 unplaced genomic scaffold, ASM2315922v1 HiC_scaffold_5833, whole genome shotgun sequence encodes:
- the LOC125345529 gene encoding translin-associated protein X-like, with translation MSGKEGGFRKRKHDNFPHSQRREAKDVNSSSPVMLAFKSFQLELDARHDKYERLVKLSWDITVESKRTIFLLHRITSAPDMEEILAESEIKLDGVRQKILQVAQELSGEDMHQFHRAITTGLQEYVEAVSFQHFIKTRSLISMEEINKQLIFSTEDSGKENKTPTSDAQMKQPVTWSLKVTPVDYLLGVADLKGELMRMCINSVGTGDIDTPFEVSQFLRQVYDGFSFIGNTGPYEVSKKLYTLKQSLAKVENACYALKVRGSEIPKHMLADVFSVKTEMIDQEEGVS, from the coding sequence ATGAGCGGCAAAGAAGGAGGGTTCCGGAAGAGGAAGCATGACAACTTCCCGCACAGCCAGAGGCGAGAGGCGAAGGACGTTAACTCGTCCTCCCCGGTGATGTTGGCCTTCAAATCATTTCAGCTGGAACTGGATGCAAGGCATGACAAATATGAGAGACTTGTGAAACTAAGCTGGGACATAACTGTTGAAAGTAAAAGGACAATTTTTCTCCTCCATAGGATTACCAGTGCTCCTGATATGGAAGAAATATTGGCTGAATCAGAAATTAAGTTGGATGGTGTCAGACAAAAAATACTGCAGGTAGCCCAAGAGCTATCAGGAGAAGACATGCATCAATTCCATCGAGCCATTACCACAGGGCTGCAGGAATATGTGGAAGCTGTCTCTTTTCAACACTTCATCAAAACACGTTCATTAATCAGTATGGAAGAAATTAATAAGCAGTTGATATTTTCAACTGAAgacagtgggaaagaaaacaaaactcccaCCTCAGATGCCCAGATGAAGCAGCCAGTCACTTGGAGCCTGAAAGTTACGCCTGTGGACTACCTGCTGGGAGTGGCCGACCTGAAGGGAGAGCTGATGCGCATGTGCATTAACAGCGTGGGGACCGGGGACATCGACACGCCCTTTGAAGTGAGCCAGTTTTTGCGCCAGGTTTATGATGGGTTCTCATTCATTGGCAACACTGGTCCTTATGAGGTTTCTAAGAAGCTGTACACCTTGAAACAGAGTCTGGCCAAAGTGGAGAATGCTTGTTATGCCCTGAAAGTCCGGGGCTCAGAGATACCAAAGCATATGCTGGCAGATGTGTTTTCAGTTAAAACAGAAATGATAGATCAGGAAGAGGGTGTGTCTTAG